Sequence from the Clostridium saccharobutylicum DSM 13864 genome:
GCCTACTCCTGTACTTACAGTAAAGAATACTACATGCTTAGTACCTCTTCCAGCTCCAAACATATATTCACCAATTGCTGCAACGTTTGCATCATTATCTAGATATACAGGTACTCCAAATTTTTTATTTAATGGTTCAACTAAATTAAAATTATTAAATGGAAGGTTTGGTGTATGAATAATCACTCCCTTTTCAGCGTCTAAAGGTCCTGGTGATCCTATTCCTATTGCCTTTACTTCATCATAAGTTGCTGAACCATCTTTAATTACTTTTTCAACTGATTCAATTATTCTATTTAATACAGGAATTTCTCCTTCGTTTGCTTTTGTTGGTACTGTTGTTTGGCTGATTACTTCTCCATTTAAATCAGATAATGCAGTACTTATTTTAGTACCTCCTAAATCTACTCCCACAACATATTTTTGCATAATATACTCTCCTTTTTTCAGTTCATTTCCAAATTAAAACACTCAATTATACTAAACATTATACTATATTATGTTATGATTAGAAAACCTGTATTTAAAATATTATTTATTCTTATTCGCATTTATGTAATAATTGCCAAAATCATCATATTGAGCACACTTAATAATGAATTTATTATCCTCAAGCATTGAATTAATTACATCTATATCCTGTTTATTATTTTTATTAATTTTAATTATAAAATTATCATCTTTATCTATTATATTTAAATAATCAAATATATTGCTATAATCACTTAATTCTATGTTGCCACTAATATCCATACTATAATCTGACATTAGCACATCCTCCTCATTGTAATACAATTTTTTCGATTTCTATACTAGAATAGTATTCCTTTTTTTGAAGCACTTTATCCTAAATTAAATCTATGTAAAATTTTACTTATATGTATATAAAAACAACTTGAAAATCAATTTATAATTTTTATTAGAAAATAAAAAATGGTAGAAGTAAGCTAATTGATATGCTCCCTTTATAGTAGACAGTTAAAATAATAAAACTGTTTCTATAAAGGGGGTGTTTTTTATGGGCAGAAAAGAAAAAGTTTCTATTGAAGAAAAGCTAAGAGCTATTAAATCTTACCTATCAGGTGAAAAAAGTGCTGCACAAATATGTTCTGATTTTAGCATCCATAATCAATCATTTAGGAATTGGATTCGTAAGTATAATATGAATGGTGAAAACGGATTAGTTGTTACTCATAAAAATAAAATTTATTCAGAAGAAATCAAATATATGGCAATTCATGATTATCTTGATGGCAACGGTTCATTGGAAAATATATGCACTAAATATGAAATTCCATCAATTTATAGTCTCCAACAATGGATTAAGAAGTATAATAGTCATAAGATATTTAAATCTCACAATAAGCAAGGGGATAGAATTATGACTAATGGAAGAAAAACCACTTATGAAGAAAGAATTGAGATTGTTGCATTCTGCATTTCGAATAATGATGATTATCAAGCCACTGCTGATAAATTTAAGGTTTCTTATCAACAAGTTTATACATGGGTAAGAAAATATAAATCTAATGGATATGAAGAGTTAATGGACCGTCGCGGTAAGCGTAAAGAGCCTGAGGAGCTTACTGAGTCTGATAAATTATCAGCACAACTAAAACTTATTGAAGCAGAAAATAGACGTTTAAAGATGGAGAATGATTTCTTAAAAAAATTGAAGGAAGTAGAAAGAAGGCGATAAGCACTAGAATCATCCAAGAATATAAATATATTTCTATAAAAGAATTACATGAGGAAAATGGCTATCCAATAGCTGATTTATGCAATTTAGCTAGTATTGCACGATCATCTTACTACAAATGGATTAACCGTTCAGAGACTGAATTAGATAAAGAGAATTCAATAATACTAAAAGAAATTGTTAAGCTTTATGAAGATGTACATGGTATCTATGGATACCGTCGGATAACAATGAATATAAATCGACTTCTTAATAAACAGTATAATCATAAACGAATTTATAGATTAATGAAGTCTATTAACATGAAATCAGTTATAAGAAAAAAGAGAAAGTCTTATCTACAAAGTACTCCACAAATAACGGCAGAAAACAAATTAAATAGAGAATTCTATGCAAAGAAACCAAATGAAAAATGGTTAACAGATGTTACTGAGTTTAAGATACTTAATGGTCAAAAGGCTTACCTCAGTGCAATATTTGATTTATCTGATAAAAGCATTATTTCTTATGTGGTCGGTCACTCAAATAACAATCAACTTGTTTTTGATACACTTGACTTAGCAGTAATTGCTAATCCGACTGCAAAGCCACTTTTTCATAGTGATAGGGGATTTCAATATACTAATAGAACTTTCAAGGCTAAACTTGATAAGATTAATGCAACTCAAAGCATGTCACGTGTCAGTAGGTGTATCGACAACGGACCAATGGAAGGTTTTTGGGGAACTCTCAAATGCGAGATGTATTATTTGCAAAAATTTTATACTTATGAAGAATTAAGACAAGCGATTGATGATTACATAGTATTTTATAATACAAAGAGGTTACAGAAAAATTTAAAAGGTCTGACTCCAATTGAATATCGAAATCAGACCTTAGCTTCATAATTTTTTTATTTTTTCATCTGTCTACTTGACAGGGGGCAGTTCAGTATTAAATTTTCTAAACTGCTTATTTTTTTAATATCTATATTAAATTTTCATATAAGTAAGCATCAACTTAAATATAATCGTATTTAAACATTTATATAAACTCTTTCATTTATATAGCATGGATTCTTCAATATAAAATTTTATTTTTTGCAATCAATTACATTTTGTATTACTTTAGCTAATTCTGTTTCTGGTACTTCTTCATATCTCACAAATTCTTTTGAAAATCGTCCTCTTCCTTGGGTTAAAGAACGTAATTCTGTGGCATACTTTCTTATTTCAGCAAGTGGAACCTCAGCTATAACTTTCTGCTTTTCTCCTTCTTGTTCCATCCCCATTACTCTACCTCTCTTTTTATTTATATCCGTAATTACATCTCCCATATAATCATCAGGTATTATAATTTCTAATTTCATAATAGGTTCAAGTAAAATTGGTTTAGCTTGTTCAAGTCCTTTTTTATAAGCGATTGAAGCTGCCATTTTAAATGCCATTTCAGATGAATCTACAGAATGATATGACCCATCATGAAGAGTTGCTCTAAGACCTATAACTGGGCATCCTGCTAGAACACCATGAGATATACATTCTCGTAATCCCTTTTCTACTGCTGGTATAAAGTTTCTTGGGACTGCACCTCCAACAACTTTATCTACAAATTCTAAATCATCCATCCCATCTGTTCTTGGTTCAAATTTAATTACTACATCACCATATTGTCCATGTCCGCCTGATTGCTTCTTATGCTTACCTTGCACATCTGCAAACCCTTTTATCGCTTCTCTATAAGGAATTTTAGGTAAATCTAGTATCACATCTGCACCAAATTTACTCTTGATTTTACTTGCAATTATATTAAGATGTGTTTCTCCAAGTCCTGAGATAATAATTTCTGCATTTTCTATATCTCTAGATATTTCAAAAACTGGATCTTCCTCTTTTAATTTAGTTAAAGCTTGAGATATTTTTTCTTCATCACCCTTAGCCTGTGGTATTACAGCCATAGAATAAACTGATTTTGGAAAATTCATTTTGTCATATATTATTTTAAAATCAGGACTACACAACGTATCTCCTGTATTAGTATATTGTAATTTTGATATTGCACCTATATCCCCTGCAATAATTTTTTCAGTAGGTATTTGTGCCTTTCCTCGTAAAAAGAAAATATGTGAAAGTCTTTCATTCTTATTTTTGTTGGAATTTAATACTGTCATATCATCTTTTGCTTCCCCTGTAATAACTCTAAAGAATGATATCTTTCCTACAAAAGGATCTGCTATAGTTTTAAACACTAATGCTGAAAAAGGGTTGTCCTCGCTAAGATTTACAAAAACCTCCTCATTTTTCACAACATCTAATGCTTTTTGAGGAATTGCATATTCAGGAGAAGGAAAACATTCCACTATATCATCTAATAAAGTATCTATTCCTATAATCTTTGTTGCACTTCCACACATAACTGGTGCAATCTCACCGCTCGCACACCCTTTAATTAGTCCCTTATATATTTCTTCATCACTTAATGTACCTTCATTAAAATATTTATCAAGTAATGCTTCATCCGTTTCTGCAACAGCTTCCATAATCATTGTTTTACAATCTTGAACTTTATCCATTAATTCATCTGGAATGTCTATTACTTTTATTTCTTTTGTTTTAACATCATATATTCTGGCTTTTTTAGAAATAATATTTATTACGCCTCTAAAGTTATCTTCAGAGCCTATTGGATATTGAATTGGTACTACACTTATTCCAAACTTTTGATTAAGGGAATCCAATACCTTATCAAAACTAGAATTTTCCCTATCCAATTTATTTATAAAAATTGTCCTTGGCAATTTAATCTTATTACAATATTCCCATGCTAATTCTGTTCCTGCCTTTATTCCTGAAACTCCACTTACAACAATCATTCCAACATCTACAGCCCTCATACCTTCAACACATTCTCCTTGAAAATCAGCGTAGCCAGGAATATCTATAATGTTTATTTTTACATCATCTAATTCAATTGGAGCCACTGAAAGAGAAATAGAAAATTTTCTTTTTCTTTCTTCGGTGTCAAAATCTAGAACTGTAGTTCCATCTTCTATGTCTCCCAATCTGTCAGTTATTTTTGAGTAATATAAAATACTTTCAACTAAAGAAGTTTTTCCTGTCCCATTATGTCCCATCAATCCTACATTTCTTAAATTTTTAATGCTATACTTTTTCATGAACCATGTCAAACCCTTAAGTTACCTTAGAATCTGACTTTCACCTGCCTTTCATGTGTCTTCTCTTTGAAAATCTAAAGATTAAATTTAATTTTTACATTTCAATTAACAATATTTTATTTCTTAATTTATTATATGTTCCGTGAATTGTTATAATTAATAATTCTAGCTATGTTTGTAAACTCCTTTTTTATTTTCTGAATTTTCTAAAAATTAATTATAGTATTTTGTAATCAAAATATCATAATTAATTTTGTTAGTTTTCATTGTAGTATTGGTAAAAAAACATTATAATTTTATCTGTCAGAATTCTTAAAACTGCAGTAATTCTTTATAAGACACAATCAAAAAATATAGAAAATTTATCATGAAATTATGGAGGAAAAATTTAATGAAAGTCAAGAAACATCATAAAAGTAACTATATACTTTTATTTATTATAATTGCTGTTATTGCAACTGTTGGAATTATATTTATATATCCTCAAGTTGGCGTAGCTGATCAAGGTGACTTTGATAGAGTTATGGCAAGTTCAGGGCTCTCTTTATTGGACTCTGATAATAGTAATCCTAACTTTATTAGATTTTACAAGTATATCGTGACCGATTATAAAATTTCAGGTTTAAATAATCCTCTAGTACTTTTTATAAGTTCTAGTATAAGCTATATCATTATGTTTATTTCTTTTATTTGCAAATTATTAGGAATATATGTATTCAAAACCCAATATTTAGCTGCAGCTTACAGTATACTTTATATTTTAGCATTTAGCATAATCCTTAAATCCATCGGTATTAAAGATAATGCAAAATTCATATTATTGGGACTGTTAATTCTTTTTATTTTCTTTGATGGTAATTATTTAATCTGGTTCAATAGTTTGTATGGAGAACCTATGATGCTAGTTACATTACTATTATTTATTGCTTCTATAATGCATTATACATACTATAAATATGTAACTAAGGGTACAGAAAAATTATTTTCTAGAATAGTTTATATATTATTAGCAGCATTTCTGTTTTTAGGCTCAAAATTACAAGTATCAATGACACTCCCATTTATCCTAATTCTTTTAATTAAAATAATACTAGATAATAAACGCCTTTTGACTAAAAATAACCTTATCTTTTTGTCATCGCTACTTTGTTTTGTAGTTATTTATCCTATTGGAATTAATATAGCTAGCAATGGTTTGAGTAAGGACACACAATATAATTCAGTATTTTATGGTGTATTAAATGGTTCAGAAACTCCTAGACAGGATTTAATTGATCTAGGACTTAACCCTGATATGGCAGTTGAAGCTGGAAAACATGCATATTTGGATACAAGCGACTATGTTAAATATATTCCTAGAACTGAAATAACAGATGAAGAGTTTTATAGTAAGATAGGAAATGGAAAATTAGCAAAATTCTATTTAACTCATCCTACTAGATTAATTAAAGGTATGGAATATACTGCAAGTAAATCATTTTATACTAGTACATCATTAGGTAAATATTATCAAAGCTATAGCGAAGTTCCAGTAACTAGCTTTGATAGGTTTACAGTTTGGTCATCTTTTAGAGAAAATATACTACCAAAAAATTTATTATTTATATTATCAGTTTATCTTATAGTATTTTTGTTTTCTCTTTATAAATTTGTAACTAATAGATTTAATCCTATTATAAAAATTAGAGTATTTTTGCTTTGGTGTGTAATGCTAATTGGTGGTATTCAATTTCCAATGCCTTTTGTTGGCAATGGTCAAGCTGATACCGCAAAACAATTATTCTTATTTAACTTTATATTTGATGGCCTAATAGTACTGATACTTAGCTATGTATTATTTAAAATAACTGACTTTATTAGAATAAAAATAAAAAAATAAAATATTAGGAGAGCTTGCCTGTATGAAAATGGTAAATATAAAATTTAGATCTAAAACTTTTTTAAATGAGTTGATATTAATATTTAGAAAGCTATTATCAACTCCAATTAGCAAACTTCGATTAATAACTATAATTGATATGTTAATTAAAACAATATTATTTTTAACCATAATACCTGATACTCCTACAGCTCAGAATATAGCATTTAATAGAAGTATAAAATTCAGTTTTGTATATATAGGATTTATCCTACTTGTATACTCTTTTGGATATTTATTTTCAAAAAGAAAACAAACTGCATTCTACATTATTTTAAATTTACTATATAGTATATTGTTAACATCAGATTTATCGTATTTCAGAACAAACAAAGACTTACTTGGAATTAAAAACATCTTCTTTAGTGGTACTTTCAATCCTACTGAAACATCGCTTGTTAACTTTAGTTATATTGATATATTATTTATAATTGATATTATCATAATTTTAGCATGGATTATTATCAAAAAAGTACATAATCCATCAACTAGAAATATACATAATTTCATTTTTACTTTAAAAACATCTCTTGTAATGATTTTAATTTCTACATTATGCTTTGATGTTCTTAGTTTAAGTGATTTTGGTAATAGTATAATAAACAAACAGTGGTCTACATCAATGTCTGTACAAGCTCCTGGCCCACTAGGCTATCATATAGTTGAAGCATTAAAAAGTGCATCAAAAGAAATTTCTTTGAATAGTATTAATCCTGATGATAAAACAGAAATTGAAACTTGGATAAAAAACAATAATGAAAATCTTGAACCTAATTCATTTGCTGGACTATTCAAGGGTAAAAATGTAATATTTCTTCAAATAGAATCTATGGAAAACTTTGTACTTAATCAAAAAGCTAACGGAAAAGAAATTACTCCTTTTCTTAATAAGCTTACAAAAGAAGGATTATATTTTAATGATTTTTATGAACAAAACAACGGCGCAAATAGTATTGACTGTGATTTCATGGTTAATACCTCAATCTTCCCACTAGGTGATCAAATAACTGCAACTAACTATGGCGAAAATGTGTATCCTAACTCATTGCCTAGAATTTTAAATAATGAAGGCTACAAAACAATATCTACGCATGCAGAGCTTCCAGGTGAATTTAACTGGACTGAATTGCATAAGAATGGTTTTGGAGCACAAGAACTTTGGAGTCTTAATGATTATAACTATGATGAAGTTGTTGGATATGGATTATCAGATAGAAGTTTTCTTACTCAGCTTTCTGAAAAATTAAAAAATGTAAAAGAGCCGTTCTTTGTACAAGCACCTACATTATCTAGTCATGGTCCCTTTGATATAGATGCTAAATATAGAGAATTGAATTTGCCAAGTGAAATTAATGATAGCTATCTAGGTGGTTATTTTGAAAGTTTACACTATGCAGACAAACAAATTGAAATGTTCTTTAACAAATTAAAAGAATATAATTTATTAGATAATACCGTTGTAGTTATTTATGGTGATCACACTGGCGTTCACAAATACTATAATGATAGTATACAAAAGCTTGATTTTGAAGGTAACTGGTGGAAAGAATATGATCACAAAATTCCTTTAATAATGTATACCCCTAACATGAAGCCAGATATAATAGAATCTTCTGGTGGACAGGTTGATTTATTGCCAACTATCTCTTACCTTTTAGGTGTGGATGATTCCCAATATAAAAATACTTCAATGGGAAGAGTTTTAGTAAATACCAATAGAAATTCAACAGTTATTAAAGGCAATATAATTAAAGGTGATGTTCAAAATTCTAATGAACAAAAGCATCTATTAAATGCATATCCTATTGGTGAGAAAATTATAAAAAATAACTTTTTCAATAATATGAAATCTAATTAAATAAAATTGCTTACACAAAAAGGCTATCAAATTGAATTGATAGCCTTTTTTAAATTTCTTTAATTAATATTTCTATATCTATTTAACATCTTAACTTTAATTAATTGAATCAATGTTAACAAAGTTCCCCCACAAGTATCAATTAATACATCTCTAAATGCACCTTCTCTTCCTGGAACAAATAATTGATGTATTTCATCAGAACATGCATAAAAAAATATACATATAATAGTTAGTATAATTACTTGTTTTATATTAAAATGTGACTTCAATACATTAAAAACTAATAATGCTAAAATCATATATTCTGTGAAATGCGCACATTTTCTGACAATAAAATTAGCTAATTGGCCAAACATATTATTCATATCTATACCTATCATAGCAAGTAATTTTATTACCCCTCCACTTTGTGAATCCGATATATTTGCTGGCTGATTTGACATAATAAATATAAAAGCCATCCATATAATTAATAAAATTAAATCAATATTTTTCCTTCTGTTTATCATCTTTCACCCTCATCTGAGGCACAATTAAATAAACAGCAAATCCATTTACCAGCCTATTTTCCATAACCCCTCTTAAGAAAATTGCCCTCATAGTCCACTATGGAGGCAATTTTTCTTCTTTCCTGATAAAAAATATCCGTGGCAACTTTGGACATGTTATTTATTTTCATGTACCTAACTAAAAATTTTATTCTGACATATATTTATTTATATATGCTAGTGATTCTTCTAATAATTCTTGTCCTTTTTCTAACCCTTCAACCTTCATTTCTAAGTTACAAACCCTTTGATCAATTTGATTCATTAATTGCTTTATATCATTTAATAATTTTACTTCATAACTTACCTGCGTGCCTTCGTCATCAATGAATACTTTTTCTGGTGGACATCCGCATTTAGTACATTTGGCATATAATCCATCCTTTTCTACATCACTAAAAACCTTAAATGTATCATTATTACACTTTTCGCAATTTGATAACATAATAAAATCATAATAACTTACATCATAATAATAAACACTACCACAATCTTTACACGTTAATTTTAATTTATTATCTTCTGTAACTATATAAAATTCATTCCCACTACACCCATCTTTTTTGCAGACAACAGTCCTTATCATAATATCTATCCTCTCATAAATTTATTATTTTTACCTTCTTAAGATACCTTTTAAATTATAAATATGTTTATAAAATTCTTACCTATATTAAATTTAATCCTTATTGCAATTAAATATTCCTAATATTTAATTGTAATAAGGATTATAATTTCTTCTAAAATATCTAATATTACATTCTATTTCAACAAGCAAATAAAAAGTATATTAACTTTAAATACCACTTAAAATTAATATGCTTAAATAATTAAGAATATTACTCATTTTTCAACTTAATAAATACCTTTAATAGATAAATTTATTATGGAGTTACTTTAATACCGGTTTACTTTCCATCTCAAGACTTTTTAGTTCGCACTCTACTTGTTTTATATCAATATCAATATCTTTTGTATCTTTTCCTTCTAGTATAAAA
This genomic interval carries:
- a CDS encoding helix-turn-helix domain-containing protein codes for the protein MGRKEKVSIEEKLRAIKSYLSGEKSAAQICSDFSIHNQSFRNWIRKYNMNGENGLVVTHKNKIYSEEIKYMAIHDYLDGNGSLENICTKYEIPSIYSLQQWIKKYNSHKIFKSHNKQGDRIMTNGRKTTYEERIEIVAFCISNNDDYQATADKFKVSYQQVYTWVRKYKSNGYEELMDRRGKRKEPEELTESDKLSAQLKLIEAENRRLKMENDFLKKLKEVERRR
- a CDS encoding IS3 family transposase; this translates as MQEYKYISIKELHEENGYPIADLCNLASIARSSYYKWINRSETELDKENSIILKEIVKLYEDVHGIYGYRRITMNINRLLNKQYNHKRIYRLMKSINMKSVIRKKRKSYLQSTPQITAENKLNREFYAKKPNEKWLTDVTEFKILNGQKAYLSAIFDLSDKSIISYVVGHSNNNQLVFDTLDLAVIANPTAKPLFHSDRGFQYTNRTFKAKLDKINATQSMSRVSRCIDNGPMEGFWGTLKCEMYYLQKFYTYEELRQAIDDYIVFYNTKRLQKNLKGLTPIEYRNQTLAS
- the fusA gene encoding elongation factor G; amino-acid sequence: MKKYSIKNLRNVGLMGHNGTGKTSLVESILYYSKITDRLGDIEDGTTVLDFDTEERKRKFSISLSVAPIELDDVKINIIDIPGYADFQGECVEGMRAVDVGMIVVSGVSGIKAGTELAWEYCNKIKLPRTIFINKLDRENSSFDKVLDSLNQKFGISVVPIQYPIGSEDNFRGVINIISKKARIYDVKTKEIKVIDIPDELMDKVQDCKTMIMEAVAETDEALLDKYFNEGTLSDEEIYKGLIKGCASGEIAPVMCGSATKIIGIDTLLDDIVECFPSPEYAIPQKALDVVKNEEVFVNLSEDNPFSALVFKTIADPFVGKISFFRVITGEAKDDMTVLNSNKNKNERLSHIFFLRGKAQIPTEKIIAGDIGAISKLQYTNTGDTLCSPDFKIIYDKMNFPKSVYSMAVIPQAKGDEEKISQALTKLKEEDPVFEISRDIENAEIIISGLGETHLNIIASKIKSKFGADVILDLPKIPYREAIKGFADVQGKHKKQSGGHGQYGDVVIKFEPRTDGMDDLEFVDKVVGGAVPRNFIPAVEKGLRECISHGVLAGCPVIGLRATLHDGSYHSVDSSEMAFKMAASIAYKKGLEQAKPILLEPIMKLEIIIPDDYMGDVITDINKKRGRVMGMEQEGEKQKVIAEVPLAEIRKYATELRSLTQGRGRFSKEFVRYEEVPETELAKVIQNVIDCKK
- a CDS encoding LTA synthase family protein, translating into MKMVNIKFRSKTFLNELILIFRKLLSTPISKLRLITIIDMLIKTILFLTIIPDTPTAQNIAFNRSIKFSFVYIGFILLVYSFGYLFSKRKQTAFYIILNLLYSILLTSDLSYFRTNKDLLGIKNIFFSGTFNPTETSLVNFSYIDILFIIDIIIILAWIIIKKVHNPSTRNIHNFIFTLKTSLVMILISTLCFDVLSLSDFGNSIINKQWSTSMSVQAPGPLGYHIVEALKSASKEISLNSINPDDKTEIETWIKNNNENLEPNSFAGLFKGKNVIFLQIESMENFVLNQKANGKEITPFLNKLTKEGLYFNDFYEQNNGANSIDCDFMVNTSIFPLGDQITATNYGENVYPNSLPRILNNEGYKTISTHAELPGEFNWTELHKNGFGAQELWSLNDYNYDEVVGYGLSDRSFLTQLSEKLKNVKEPFFVQAPTLSSHGPFDIDAKYRELNLPSEINDSYLGGYFESLHYADKQIEMFFNKLKEYNLLDNTVVVIYGDHTGVHKYYNDSIQKLDFEGNWWKEYDHKIPLIMYTPNMKPDIIESSGGQVDLLPTISYLLGVDDSQYKNTSMGRVLVNTNRNSTVIKGNIIKGDVQNSNEQKHLLNAYPIGEKIIKNNFFNNMKSN
- a CDS encoding VanZ family protein, with amino-acid sequence MINRRKNIDLILLIIWMAFIFIMSNQPANISDSQSGGVIKLLAMIGIDMNNMFGQLANFIVRKCAHFTEYMILALLVFNVLKSHFNIKQVIILTIICIFFYACSDEIHQLFVPGREGAFRDVLIDTCGGTLLTLIQLIKVKMLNRYRNIN